One segment of Curtobacterium sp. MR_MD2014 DNA contains the following:
- a CDS encoding DUF3817 domain-containing protein yields the protein MALTVRTRDIPKIPGAVKWYRVSAYITGVLLLALVIEVVIKYTPLQLEMQLGNGPFFVPNGTAGEAPGTFNLSIAILIAHGWLYVLYLFTDFRLWSIMRWRPSRFLLIALGGIIPFMSFVVEHRMQQKAMDTYHELTAAQQREKEAAR from the coding sequence ATGGCCCTGACCGTCCGCACGCGTGACATCCCGAAGATCCCGGGCGCGGTGAAGTGGTACCGCGTCTCCGCGTACATCACCGGCGTGCTGCTGCTCGCGCTCGTGATCGAGGTCGTCATCAAGTACACGCCGCTGCAGCTCGAGATGCAGCTCGGCAACGGCCCGTTCTTCGTGCCGAACGGCACCGCGGGCGAAGCACCCGGCACGTTCAACCTGTCGATCGCGATCCTCATCGCGCACGGCTGGCTCTACGTGCTGTACCTGTTCACGGACTTCCGCCTGTGGAGCATCATGCGCTGGAGGCCGTCGCGCTTCCTGCTCATCGCCCTCGGCGGCATCATCCCGTTCATGTCCTTCGTGGTGGAGCACCGCATGCAGCAGAAGGCCATGGACACCTACCACGAGCTGACCGCTGCCCAGCAGCGTGAGAAGGAGGCCGCTCGGTGA
- a CDS encoding pyridoxal 5'-phosphate synthase: protein MSSSLSGDDSLHLPEFDAPPASPFDVARAWLDGAAEREVSEPMSMTLATAGTDGRVSARTVDVKRLDDRGLVFGTSTLSPKGRQLADNPHAALQVYWRESMQQLRFEGRAVQLSDEESDALFADRSPKSRAATAIADQSDVLEPRTLQDLIDDANVLLDESDDDVPRPEGWVAWRLEPDVVEFWQGSRDRMHRRLQYVRAGDGWDVARLQP from the coding sequence ATGTCCAGTTCGCTCTCCGGTGACGACTCCCTGCACCTGCCCGAGTTCGACGCGCCTCCCGCGTCCCCGTTCGACGTCGCCCGAGCCTGGCTCGACGGCGCCGCGGAGCGCGAGGTGTCCGAGCCGATGTCGATGACCCTCGCGACCGCCGGCACCGACGGGCGGGTGTCCGCCCGCACCGTCGACGTGAAGCGGCTCGACGACCGCGGGCTGGTGTTCGGCACCTCGACCCTGAGCCCGAAGGGACGGCAGCTCGCGGACAACCCGCACGCGGCGCTGCAGGTGTACTGGCGCGAGAGCATGCAGCAGCTGCGCTTCGAGGGCCGGGCCGTGCAGCTGTCCGACGAGGAGTCCGACGCGCTGTTCGCCGACCGCTCGCCGAAGTCACGCGCCGCCACCGCGATCGCCGACCAGTCGGACGTGCTCGAACCGCGCACGCTGCAGGACCTGATCGACGACGCGAACGTGCTGCTCGACGAGAGCGACGACGACGTGCCGCGCCCCGAGGGCTGGGTGGCGTGGCGGCTCGAGCCCGACGTGGTGGAGTTCTGGCAGGGCAGCCGCGACCGGATGCACCGGCGGCTGCAGTACGTCCGCGCCGGCGACGGCTGGGACGTGGCGCGGCTGCAGCCGTAG
- a CDS encoding NUDIX hydrolase has translation MTDAHTATRDQPLIAIDVVPVSFTVTEGLRVATARRAYDPYAGREALPGVLLDAAERLADGARRALRTKAAIGTGAVRHLAQVGAFDGPSRDPRETAISIAFAAVVAPAVDGGPVVWRSTDGGDLGLPFDHDTIVRAALDQVRTRLWRDVPMTRALLGDVFPTSAAAVLHAALHGTAPDAGNLNRALRTNPALVRTDASPTPTGRGGRPPATWTWTD, from the coding sequence GTGACCGACGCCCACACGGCGACCCGCGACCAGCCGCTCATCGCGATCGACGTCGTCCCGGTGTCGTTCACGGTGACGGAGGGTCTGCGGGTCGCCACCGCGCGCCGGGCGTACGACCCGTACGCCGGTCGGGAGGCACTGCCCGGCGTGCTCCTGGACGCTGCGGAACGCCTCGCCGACGGTGCACGGCGCGCCCTGCGCACCAAGGCCGCCATCGGCACCGGGGCGGTGCGGCACCTCGCACAGGTCGGTGCGTTCGACGGCCCGTCCCGCGACCCGCGGGAGACCGCGATCAGCATCGCGTTCGCGGCGGTCGTGGCACCGGCGGTGGACGGCGGGCCCGTGGTGTGGAGGTCGACCGACGGGGGCGACCTGGGCCTCCCGTTCGACCACGACACGATCGTGCGGGCCGCCCTCGACCAGGTGCGCACCCGGCTCTGGCGGGACGTCCCGATGACACGCGCCCTGCTCGGTGACGTCTTCCCGACGAGTGCGGCGGCAGTACTCCACGCGGCGCTCCACGGGACCGCCCCGGATGCCGGCAACCTCAACCGTGCACTCCGGACGAACCCCGCGCTCGTCCGGACCGATGCCTCCCCGACGCCCACCGGCCGGGGCGGTCGTCCCCCGGCGACCTGGACGTGGACCGACTGA
- a CDS encoding nicotinate phosphoribosyltransferase, with protein sequence MTTTTGLEPRTTTASPIAPLLAVDGYKHSHRQVYPEGTTRILINWTNRSNAHMPESTHAVVFGLQAFVQRYLVEAWAPFFAADEDEVARLFEQALQGYFGPNHIGVDHVRALHRLGYLPLEIRALPEGTLAPIGVATLTVENTLDDFFWLPNYIETALSASIWHPSTVATKALEYRDLMEEWAERTGADPASIDFAAHDFSFRGQTSIESAAAGGAGHLLSFLGTDSMPSLDFIDRYYPGDNGWVAASVPATEHSVMCVRGADGELETFAQILDVYPTGIVSAVSDGFDLFKVITETLPQLEDRITARDGKLVIRPDSGDPVDIVTGTVHGVDQAALTDPSRSHEEKGVVELLDELFGHTVNERGFKVLDQHIGVIYGDSITLDRARRIYERLAAKGYASDNVVLGIGSYTYQYMTRDNLGSAVKATWALVDGQPVDIQKDPKTGSGKKSAKGRIALHRDDTGEIRQTDEATAEDEATSLLQPVWVDGRFRVHQSFADVRETLRTERAARAARRASV encoded by the coding sequence ATGACGACCACGACGGGCCTCGAGCCCCGCACCACCACCGCGAGCCCGATCGCCCCGCTGCTGGCGGTCGACGGGTACAAGCACTCGCACCGGCAGGTCTACCCCGAGGGCACGACCCGGATCCTGATCAACTGGACGAACCGCTCGAACGCGCACATGCCCGAGTCGACCCACGCGGTGGTCTTCGGGCTGCAGGCGTTCGTGCAGCGGTACCTGGTCGAGGCGTGGGCGCCGTTCTTCGCCGCCGACGAGGACGAGGTCGCGCGGTTGTTCGAGCAGGCACTGCAGGGCTACTTCGGCCCGAACCACATCGGTGTCGACCACGTCCGCGCCCTGCACCGCCTCGGGTACCTCCCGCTCGAGATCCGGGCGCTCCCCGAGGGCACCCTCGCCCCGATCGGCGTCGCGACGCTGACGGTCGAGAACACCCTCGACGACTTCTTCTGGCTGCCGAACTACATCGAGACCGCCCTGTCGGCGTCGATCTGGCACCCCTCGACCGTCGCGACGAAGGCGCTCGAGTACCGGGACCTCATGGAGGAGTGGGCCGAGCGCACCGGCGCCGACCCGGCGAGCATCGACTTCGCCGCCCACGACTTCTCGTTCCGCGGGCAGACGAGCATCGAGTCCGCCGCCGCGGGCGGTGCCGGACACCTGCTGTCGTTCCTCGGCACCGACTCGATGCCGTCGCTCGACTTCATCGACCGCTACTACCCGGGCGACAACGGCTGGGTGGCGGCCAGCGTCCCCGCCACCGAGCACAGCGTGATGTGCGTCCGCGGCGCCGACGGCGAGCTCGAGACGTTCGCGCAGATCCTCGACGTGTACCCGACCGGCATCGTCTCGGCGGTGAGCGACGGCTTCGACCTGTTCAAGGTGATCACCGAGACGCTCCCGCAGCTCGAGGACCGCATCACGGCCCGCGACGGCAAGCTCGTCATCCGCCCGGACTCCGGCGACCCGGTCGACATCGTCACCGGCACCGTGCACGGCGTCGACCAGGCAGCGCTGACCGACCCGTCGCGCAGCCACGAGGAGAAGGGCGTCGTCGAGCTCCTCGACGAGCTGTTCGGGCACACCGTCAACGAGCGGGGCTTCAAGGTGCTCGACCAGCACATCGGCGTCATCTACGGCGACAGCATCACGCTCGACCGTGCCCGTCGCATCTACGAGCGCCTCGCCGCGAAGGGCTACGCGAGCGACAACGTCGTGCTCGGCATCGGGTCGTACACGTACCAGTACATGACGCGCGACAACCTCGGCAGCGCCGTGAAGGCCACGTGGGCCCTCGTCGACGGGCAGCCGGTCGACATCCAGAAGGACCCGAAGACCGGCAGCGGCAAGAAGAGCGCGAAGGGCCGCATCGCCCTGCACCGCGACGACACCGGCGAGATCCGCCAGACCGACGAGGCCACCGCCGAGGACGAGGCGACCAGCCTGCTCCAGCCCGTCTGGGTCGACGGCCGCTTCCGGGTGCACCAGTCGTTCGCCGACGTGCGCGAGACGCTCCGCACCGAACGCGCCGCCCGCGCGGCCCGCCGGGCGTCGGTGTGA
- the guaA gene encoding glutamine-hydrolyzing GMP synthase yields MSETEQRPVLVVDFGAQYAQLIARRVREANVYSEIVPHSITADEVREKDPAAIVLSGGPSSVYEDGAPSLDGEILDLGVPVLGICYGFQAMAKSLGGEVAHTGLREYGATDVTVSGTDSVLLGDQPESQVTWMSHGDSVAKAPEGFAVLASSASTPVAAFASDERKLYGVQWHPEVKHSAYGQAVLENFLHRAAGLPGDWNSANVIEEQVERIRAQVGSARVIAGLSGGVDSAVAAALVHRAVGDQLTCVFVDHGLLRADERKQVEEDYVASTGVRLVTVDAEQQFLDALAGVSDPEQKRKIIGREFIRTFEAAAEALVLEARGDDDAGEVKFLVQGTLYPDVVESGGGSGTANIKSHHNVGGLPEDMTFELVEPLRTLFKDEVRAVGRELGLPEVIVGRQPFPGPGLGIRIVGEVTKDRLELLRAADKIAREELTAAGLDEEIWQCPVVLLADVRSVGVQGDGRTYGHPIVLRPVSSEDAMTADWTRLPYDTLAKISNRITNEVPDVNRVVLDVTSKPPGTIEWE; encoded by the coding sequence GTGAGCGAGACCGAACAGCGCCCCGTCCTGGTCGTCGACTTCGGCGCGCAGTACGCCCAGCTGATCGCACGGCGCGTGCGTGAGGCGAACGTCTACAGCGAGATCGTCCCGCACTCGATCACGGCGGACGAGGTCCGCGAGAAGGACCCGGCGGCCATCGTGCTCTCCGGTGGTCCGTCGTCCGTGTACGAGGACGGTGCGCCGTCCCTCGACGGTGAGATCCTCGACCTCGGCGTGCCCGTGCTCGGCATCTGCTACGGCTTCCAGGCCATGGCGAAGTCGCTCGGCGGTGAGGTCGCGCACACCGGCCTCCGCGAGTACGGCGCCACCGACGTGACCGTGTCGGGCACCGACAGCGTGCTGCTCGGTGACCAGCCCGAGTCCCAGGTCACGTGGATGTCGCACGGCGACTCCGTGGCGAAGGCGCCGGAGGGCTTCGCGGTCCTCGCGTCGAGCGCCTCGACCCCGGTCGCCGCGTTCGCCTCCGACGAGCGCAAGCTCTACGGCGTGCAGTGGCACCCCGAGGTGAAGCACTCCGCGTACGGCCAGGCCGTGCTCGAGAACTTCCTGCACCGCGCCGCAGGCCTCCCCGGTGACTGGAACTCCGCGAACGTCATCGAGGAGCAGGTCGAGCGGATCCGCGCGCAGGTGGGCTCGGCACGCGTCATCGCCGGGCTCTCGGGCGGTGTCGACTCCGCCGTCGCCGCGGCCCTGGTGCACAGGGCCGTCGGTGACCAGCTCACCTGCGTCTTCGTCGACCACGGGCTCCTGCGCGCCGACGAGCGCAAGCAGGTGGAGGAGGACTACGTCGCCTCGACCGGTGTCCGCCTGGTCACGGTCGACGCCGAGCAGCAGTTCCTCGACGCCCTCGCCGGCGTCAGCGACCCCGAGCAGAAGCGCAAGATCATCGGGCGCGAGTTCATCCGCACGTTCGAGGCGGCGGCCGAGGCCCTCGTGCTCGAGGCGCGCGGCGACGATGATGCCGGAGAGGTCAAGTTCCTCGTCCAGGGCACGCTCTACCCCGACGTGGTCGAGTCCGGCGGCGGATCCGGCACCGCGAACATCAAGTCGCACCACAACGTCGGCGGCCTGCCCGAGGACATGACGTTCGAGCTCGTCGAGCCGCTGCGCACCCTGTTCAAGGACGAGGTGCGAGCCGTCGGCCGCGAGCTCGGGCTGCCCGAGGTCATCGTCGGCCGCCAGCCGTTCCCCGGCCCCGGGCTCGGCATCCGCATCGTCGGCGAGGTCACGAAGGACCGCCTCGAGCTGCTCCGGGCCGCGGACAAGATCGCGCGCGAGGAGCTCACCGCGGCCGGCCTCGACGAGGAGATCTGGCAGTGCCCGGTCGTCCTGCTCGCTGACGTCCGCTCCGTGGGCGTCCAGGGTGACGGTCGTACCTACGGCCACCCGATCGTGCTCCGTCCGGTCTCGTCGGAGGACGCCATGACCGCCGACTGGACGCGCCTGCCGTACGACACCCTGGCGAAGATCTCGAACCGCATCACGAACGAGGTTCCCGACGTGAACCGCGTCGTGCTCGACGTCACGTCGAAGCCGCCGGGGACGATCGAGTGGGAGTGA
- a CDS encoding GNAT family N-acetyltransferase, with protein sequence MGTTHALTVRPADVRDADAIAAVHVQAWREAYAHLLPAEFLAALDVDARAARWRGIIAEPGVDVLVATVGDAIVGWASAGPGRGEAPRDRELEGIYVLAAQHGAGVGQALLDAVIGTVPAFLWVADGNPRAEAFYRRNGFERDGTVKHEPIGPHGLDAVRMVR encoded by the coding sequence ATGGGGACCACGCACGCGCTCACCGTCCGACCGGCCGACGTGCGAGACGCCGACGCGATCGCCGCCGTGCACGTGCAGGCGTGGCGCGAGGCCTACGCCCACCTCCTGCCGGCGGAGTTCCTCGCGGCCCTCGACGTCGATGCCCGCGCGGCACGATGGCGCGGGATCATCGCCGAGCCCGGTGTCGACGTGCTCGTCGCCACCGTCGGCGACGCGATCGTCGGCTGGGCGTCCGCGGGGCCCGGTCGCGGCGAGGCCCCACGGGACCGCGAGCTCGAGGGCATCTACGTCCTCGCTGCGCAGCACGGAGCGGGCGTCGGACAGGCGTTGCTCGACGCTGTGATCGGCACGGTGCCCGCATTCCTCTGGGTCGCCGACGGCAACCCGCGTGCCGAAGCCTTCTACCGGCGGAACGGCTTCGAGCGGGACGGCACCGTCAAGCACGAACCGATCGGCCCGCACGGGCTCGATGCGGTCCGGATGGTGCGCTGA
- a CDS encoding Bax inhibitor-1/YccA family protein — MAFKPGFDQSPAFNDQGRGAWGAGAGQQQAGWGRTPQQGQYPQQGGMTPEQLQYMYDRPTASPVDTDRMSYEDTIVKTLLAFGVLLVGAVAGWNLPPIVWIVGAIVGFVLALVNTFKKKPSPGLVLAYAFFEGLFVGGISAMFNSRFDGIVTQAVFGTLGVFAVTLLLFTSGKVRATPKATRFFLVAMVGYLVFSLVNLVLMWTGVTNSAFGLRSFEIFGIPLGVIIGIFVVLMAAYSLVLDFDQIKTGVQRGAPRIYAWTAAFGLIVTLVWLYIEILRILAILASNRE; from the coding sequence ATGGCCTTCAAGCCCGGTTTCGACCAGTCCCCCGCCTTCAACGACCAGGGCCGTGGCGCCTGGGGCGCCGGCGCTGGTCAGCAGCAGGCGGGCTGGGGACGCACCCCACAGCAGGGACAGTACCCGCAGCAGGGCGGCATGACGCCCGAGCAGCTGCAGTACATGTACGACCGCCCGACGGCGAGCCCGGTCGACACCGACCGCATGTCGTACGAGGACACCATCGTCAAGACGCTGCTCGCGTTCGGCGTGCTCCTCGTCGGCGCCGTCGCCGGCTGGAACCTGCCGCCGATCGTCTGGATCGTCGGCGCGATCGTCGGGTTCGTGCTCGCGCTCGTCAACACGTTCAAGAAGAAGCCGTCGCCGGGGCTCGTCCTGGCGTACGCGTTCTTCGAGGGCCTGTTCGTCGGCGGCATCTCGGCGATGTTCAACAGCCGGTTCGACGGCATCGTCACGCAGGCCGTGTTCGGCACCCTCGGTGTCTTCGCGGTCACGCTGCTGCTCTTCACGTCCGGCAAGGTGCGCGCGACGCCGAAGGCGACCCGGTTCTTCCTCGTCGCGATGGTCGGCTACCTGGTCTTCTCGCTCGTGAACCTCGTGCTCATGTGGACCGGCGTGACGAACTCCGCGTTCGGTCTCCGGAGCTTCGAGATCTTCGGCATCCCGCTGGGCGTCATCATCGGTATCTTCGTGGTGCTCATGGCGGCGTACTCGCTGGTGCTCGACTTCGACCAGATCAAGACCGGCGTCCAGCGCGGCGCTCCCCGCATCTACGCCTGGACCGCGGCGTTCGGTCTCATCGTCACCCTCGTGTGGCTGTACATCGAGATCCTGCGCATCCTCGCGATCCTGGCGAGCAACCGCGAGTAG
- a CDS encoding DUF817 domain-containing protein, which produces MTVRHLSTAVEARIDRAARRLLDAGHQPHRPGRLALTEFLVFGAKQAWACTFGVLLLATMVVVHLTVPPGARNDVLTMSAAAIQVAMLVFGLETVRELRVVMVFHVVGTVMEVFKTHVGSWEYAGDGWLVVAGVPLFSGFMYGAVGSYMVRVVRLFDLRFDRYPRQWSLVLVAAGIYANFFGHHFVWDARYVLLALVVALFARTTMHVRVHRATLRMPVLLAMALVALFIWLAENVATWAGAWSYPAQAGAWQPVAPTKVVAWLLLMVVSVALVSWLYPQVRSAPAVTDRRRAGTDRPGGTSRHRPAGARPAVGQLTTSSGQPRRPRP; this is translated from the coding sequence GTGACCGTCCGACACCTCTCCACCGCCGTCGAGGCCCGCATCGACCGCGCGGCCCGCCGCCTGCTCGACGCCGGGCACCAGCCGCACCGCCCGGGCCGTCTCGCCCTGACCGAGTTCCTGGTGTTCGGCGCGAAGCAGGCGTGGGCGTGCACGTTCGGGGTGCTGCTCCTCGCGACGATGGTCGTGGTGCACCTGACCGTGCCGCCCGGGGCCCGGAACGACGTCCTCACGATGTCCGCGGCGGCGATCCAGGTCGCGATGCTCGTGTTCGGGCTCGAGACGGTCCGGGAGCTCCGGGTGGTGATGGTCTTCCACGTGGTCGGCACGGTGATGGAGGTCTTCAAGACCCACGTCGGCTCGTGGGAGTACGCGGGCGACGGCTGGCTCGTGGTGGCGGGCGTGCCGCTCTTCTCCGGGTTCATGTACGGCGCGGTCGGGTCGTACATGGTCCGGGTCGTGCGGCTGTTCGACCTGCGCTTCGACCGGTACCCGCGGCAGTGGTCGCTCGTGCTCGTCGCGGCGGGCATCTACGCGAACTTCTTCGGGCACCACTTCGTGTGGGACGCGCGGTACGTGCTGCTCGCCCTGGTCGTGGCCCTGTTCGCACGCACCACGATGCACGTCCGCGTGCACCGCGCGACGCTGCGGATGCCGGTCCTGCTCGCGATGGCGCTCGTCGCGCTGTTCATCTGGCTGGCCGAGAACGTCGCGACCTGGGCCGGCGCCTGGTCCTACCCGGCGCAGGCGGGAGCGTGGCAGCCGGTCGCGCCGACGAAGGTCGTCGCCTGGCTGCTGCTCATGGTCGTCTCGGTCGCGCTGGTCTCGTGGCTGTACCCGCAGGTCCGGTCGGCTCCGGCGGTCACCGACCGACGACGTGCGGGCACCGACCGACCGGGAGGCACGTCCCGACACCGCCCCGCAGGCGCCCGTCCGGCGGTCGGCCAGCTCACGACGAGCTCGGGGCAGCCACGCAGACCGCGACCGTAG
- a CDS encoding glycerophosphodiester phosphodiesterase family protein, with protein MTRVIAHRGASGHRPEHSRSAYELAVGLGADAIEPDLVPTKDGVLVLRHENEVSGTTDVADHPEFAHLRTTKTVDGQSVTGWFTEDFTWDELRTLRVRERLPQLRPASAAHDGEDGVLRLEDLLGILDAAPRPVGLVAEVKHAHFFEQAGFPMAQLLDDTLGDAGWRGDDRLTIESFEKTVLRQLGARGTGGRLVYLQEARGSAADEVAAHGSAAPSWASERTDAALAGFAAEFHGISVDVKTLMAGVDSVAVDDPRPVRSVIVERAHAAGLAVYTWTLRPENRFLPAPLRRGGDVAAHGDWERWFTSVVRTGVDGVFADHPDLAVRARSLVDSATD; from the coding sequence ATGACCCGTGTGATCGCCCACCGTGGTGCCTCCGGCCACCGACCGGAGCACTCCCGGAGTGCCTACGAACTGGCCGTCGGCCTCGGTGCCGACGCGATCGAGCCGGACCTCGTGCCGACGAAGGACGGCGTGCTCGTGCTGCGGCACGAGAACGAGGTGTCCGGCACGACGGACGTCGCCGACCACCCCGAGTTCGCACACCTGCGCACGACGAAGACCGTCGACGGCCAGAGCGTGACGGGCTGGTTCACCGAGGACTTCACGTGGGACGAGCTGCGGACGCTCCGGGTCCGGGAGCGCCTTCCCCAGCTGCGTCCGGCGTCCGCCGCGCACGACGGGGAGGACGGCGTCCTGCGGCTCGAGGACCTGCTCGGCATCCTCGACGCGGCGCCCCGACCGGTCGGGCTCGTCGCCGAGGTCAAGCACGCGCACTTCTTCGAGCAGGCCGGCTTCCCGATGGCGCAGCTGCTCGACGACACGCTCGGGGACGCCGGGTGGCGCGGCGACGACCGGCTGACGATCGAGTCGTTCGAGAAGACGGTGCTCCGTCAGCTCGGCGCACGGGGGACGGGTGGTCGGCTCGTGTACCTCCAGGAGGCCCGTGGCAGTGCCGCGGACGAGGTCGCCGCCCACGGATCGGCGGCTCCCTCGTGGGCGTCGGAGCGCACGGACGCCGCGCTGGCCGGGTTCGCCGCGGAGTTCCACGGCATCAGCGTCGACGTGAAGACCCTGATGGCGGGGGTCGACAGCGTCGCCGTCGACGACCCGCGCCCGGTCCGGAGCGTCATCGTCGAGCGCGCGCACGCTGCGGGGCTCGCCGTCTACACGTGGACGCTCCGGCCGGAGAACCGGTTCCTGCCGGCGCCACTGCGGCGCGGGGGCGACGTGGCAGCGCACGGCGACTGGGAGCGGTGGTTCACCTCGGTCGTGCGGACCGGGGTGGACGGGGTGTTCGCGGACCACCCGGACCTGGCGGTGCGGGCGCGGTCACTCGTCGACAGCGCCACCGACTGA
- a CDS encoding ATP-dependent helicase — MTIVLDPFDQSPEPGAGNRPGGYDDPFTAGLNPQQKEAVEYRGESLLIVAGAGSGKTSVLTRRIALLLANREAWPSQILAITFTNKAAAEMRERVQALVGQAAEGMWISTFHSACVRILRREAERFGFPQSFTIYDSADSRALLKRIIKELEADSLGLTVGAAASKISKLKNELQDVDTYARNINVNDPQEVMFTEVFRRYTNELRRANAFDFDDLIGQTVFLFRAFPEVAALYQRRFRFVLVDEYQDTNHAQYALIRELTRPVPVEQVDKLEDTGQHVARMREADGSIAPASLTVVGDSDQSIYAFRGADIRNIVEFERDFPNSKVILLEQNYRSTQTILDAANAVIANNFDRQAKNLFTDVGAGDKIVGFTGYTGHDEAQFVADEIQRLHDEGTSYRDMAVFYRTNSQTRALEEIFIRSAIPYRVLGGTKFYERAEIKDAMAYLITVANPADPLSLRRILNVPKRGIGAVTETALQRYADEHETSMRDALRHADELGFGPKVRTAITSFAALLDDVASRAATQPVVDTLTQLLDGSGLLENLRKSPDAQDAARADNIDELVAVTREFQKNNPEGTLSDFLTEVSLVAAADELDDSSGTVSLMTLHTAKGLEYDAVFLTGVEEDLLPHRMSANEPGGPAEERRLFYVGITRAKKSLFLSLAMTRAQFGDVNVAMPSRFLQEIPEGLIEWKQSPGMANSRGGTEPRALNARRGGGPGGFGGAGGGGGGYRGGGGFGGGSYDRAAAAAKTRPKTEWANRVSGQVRDNGDMELVAGDRIKHVDFGEGTVSAVTGQGAKRIAEIAFDAAGRKKLLIKIAPIEKL, encoded by the coding sequence ATGACGATCGTGCTCGACCCCTTCGACCAGTCCCCCGAGCCGGGCGCGGGCAACCGCCCCGGCGGGTACGACGACCCCTTCACGGCGGGTCTCAACCCCCAGCAGAAGGAAGCCGTCGAGTACCGCGGCGAGTCCCTGCTCATCGTGGCCGGTGCCGGATCGGGCAAGACGAGCGTGCTCACCCGCCGCATCGCCCTGCTGCTGGCGAACCGCGAGGCCTGGCCGTCGCAGATCCTCGCCATCACGTTCACGAACAAGGCCGCCGCCGAGATGCGCGAGCGCGTGCAGGCCCTGGTCGGGCAGGCCGCCGAGGGCATGTGGATCTCGACGTTCCACTCGGCGTGCGTACGGATCCTCCGGCGCGAGGCCGAGCGCTTCGGGTTCCCGCAGTCGTTCACGATCTACGACTCCGCGGACTCCCGTGCGCTCCTCAAGCGGATCATCAAGGAGCTCGAGGCGGACTCCCTCGGGCTGACCGTCGGCGCTGCGGCGTCGAAGATCTCGAAGCTCAAGAACGAGCTGCAGGACGTCGACACCTACGCCCGGAACATCAACGTGAACGACCCGCAGGAGGTCATGTTCACGGAGGTGTTCCGGCGCTACACGAACGAGCTCCGCCGGGCGAACGCCTTCGACTTCGACGACCTGATCGGGCAGACCGTCTTCCTGTTCCGCGCGTTCCCCGAGGTCGCCGCGCTCTACCAGCGCCGCTTCCGGTTCGTCCTGGTCGACGAGTACCAGGACACCAACCACGCGCAGTACGCCCTGATCCGCGAGCTCACCCGCCCGGTGCCCGTCGAGCAGGTCGACAAGCTGGAGGACACCGGACAGCACGTCGCCCGGATGCGCGAGGCCGACGGGTCGATCGCCCCGGCATCGCTCACCGTCGTCGGTGACTCGGACCAGTCGATCTACGCCTTCCGCGGCGCGGACATCCGGAACATCGTCGAGTTCGAGCGGGACTTCCCGAACTCGAAGGTGATCCTGCTCGAGCAGAACTACCGGTCGACGCAGACGATCCTCGACGCTGCGAACGCCGTCATCGCGAACAACTTCGACCGCCAGGCGAAGAACCTGTTCACCGACGTCGGGGCCGGCGACAAGATCGTCGGCTTCACCGGGTACACCGGCCACGACGAGGCGCAGTTCGTCGCCGACGAGATCCAGCGCCTGCACGACGAGGGCACGTCGTACCGGGACATGGCCGTGTTCTACCGGACCAACTCGCAGACACGTGCGCTCGAGGAGATCTTCATCCGCTCGGCGATCCCGTACCGGGTGCTCGGCGGCACGAAGTTCTACGAGCGTGCGGAGATCAAGGACGCCATGGCGTACCTGATCACCGTCGCCAACCCGGCCGATCCGCTGTCGCTCCGGCGCATCCTCAACGTGCCCAAGCGCGGCATCGGTGCCGTGACGGAGACGGCACTGCAGCGCTACGCCGACGAGCACGAGACCTCGATGCGCGACGCCCTGCGGCACGCCGACGAGCTCGGGTTCGGGCCGAAGGTGCGGACCGCGATCACGTCGTTCGCAGCGCTGCTCGACGACGTCGCTTCGCGCGCCGCCACCCAGCCGGTGGTCGACACGCTCACGCAGCTGCTCGACGGCTCCGGGCTGCTCGAGAACCTGCGGAAGTCGCCCGACGCGCAGGACGCGGCGCGTGCGGACAACATCGACGAGCTCGTGGCGGTGACGCGGGAGTTCCAGAAGAACAACCCCGAGGGCACCCTGTCCGACTTCCTGACCGAGGTCTCCCTGGTCGCAGCGGCCGACGAGCTCGACGACTCGTCCGGCACCGTGTCGCTCATGACGCTGCACACGGCGAAGGGGCTGGAGTACGACGCGGTGTTCCTCACCGGCGTCGAGGAAGACCTGCTGCCGCACCGGATGTCCGCGAACGAGCCGGGCGGCCCCGCCGAGGAACGCCGGCTCTTCTACGTCGGCATCACCCGAGCGAAGAAGTCGCTCTTCCTGTCGCTGGCGATGACCCGCGCGCAGTTCGGCGACGTCAACGTGGCGATGCCGTCCCGCTTCCTGCAGGAGATCCCCGAGGGACTGATCGAGTGGAAGCAGTCGCCCGGCATGGCGAACAGCCGTGGGGGGACCGAACCGCGCGCGCTGAACGCCCGTCGCGGTGGCGGTCCGGGTGGCTTCGGCGGTGCCGGCGGGGGCGGCGGTGGCTACCGCGGCGGTGGCGGCTTCGGCGGCGGTTCCTACGACCGTGCGGCCGCGGCGGCGAAGACCCGTCCGAAGACCGAGTGGGCGAACCGGGTGTCCGGGCAGGTCCGGGACAACGGTGACATGGAACTCGTCGCCGGAGACCGCATCAAGCACGTCGACTTCGGCGAGGGCACGGTGTCCGCGGTGACCGGGCAGGGCGCGAAGCGCATCGCCGAGATCGCCTTCGATGCCGCGGGTCGCAAGAAGTTGCTCATCAAGATCGCGCCGATCGAGAAGCTCTGA